The following are from one region of the Cataglyphis hispanica isolate Lineage 1 chromosome 16, ULB_Chis1_1.0, whole genome shotgun sequence genome:
- the LOC126855346 gene encoding RILP-like protein homolog isoform X1 yields MPFCLRSNAVCKMEEYSVASDVSVVDVYDIASEIGKECEKLIDLFGAQSVTNLMPKVINALELLENLAIKNERENTTVQELSAKISQLESDKIGKAEDRQRFEKELEQIEEHWRQESRDLVAMVTRLQEENRRLAEALQESSDSQYSSKQTTITPSQEVDIAVLQHLRSMIDKQRDQIRARDRELSQKTAEIENLTAQVEKLTVVGRELKRKQRQAQMQARGLVEERADFLAQLQDQNRELINLRGRLGMAKKENEDLSKLQGCPDLTNKAIYDLDDPDRPRFTTAELKEILHERNELKARVSDLEDELELYRPKPEIPEDDKDAPVQGPLPYEPDDAPWKKSSESGIRKFFRKIFSESSSSFLGGSSPRRSLSSLSKMALSGSSTCDTSI; encoded by the exons atGCCTTTTTGCCTGAGAAGTAACGCAGTTTGCAAAATGGAAGAATATTCTGTTGCATCTGATGTGTCAGTGGTTGATGTATATGACATTGCGTCAGAGATAGGAAAGGAATGTGAAAAGCTTATAGATTTGTTTGGAGCACAGTCAGTGACTAATCTTATGCCAAAGGTAATCAATGCTTTAGAATTACTTGAAAATCTTGCTATTAAGAATGAACGTGAAAATACTACGGTACAAGAGCTTAGCGCTAAGATCTCTCAGCTTGAGAGTGACAAAATTGGCAAAGCTGAGGATAGACAACGATTTGAAAAG gAATTGGAGCAAATCGAAGAACACTGGAGACAGGAATCCCGTGACTTAGTAGCCATGGTTACTAGATTACAAGAAGAGAATAGACGATTAGCCGAAGCTCTGCAAGAATCAAGTGATAGTCAGTACAGCAGTAAACAAACAA ctaTCACACCTAGTCAAGAAGTTGATATAGCAGTTCTGCAACATTTAAGATCCATGATAGATAAGCAGAGAGATCAGATCCGCGCTAGAGATCGAGAATTATCGCAAAAGACTGcagaaattgaaaat TTGACTGCACAGGTAGAGAAGCTTACTGTAGTTGGACGGGAACTGAAACGTAAACAACGACAAGCGCAAATGCAAGCCCGCGGTTTAGTAGAGGAGAGGGCAGACTTTTTGGCTCAACTGCAGGATCAGAACCGGGAACTTATAAATCTCCGGGGCCGACTTGGCATggctaaaaaagaaaacgaggaTTTAAGTAAATTACAAGGCTGTCCCGATTTAACGAATAAAGCAATTTATGACTTGGACGATCCTGATAGACCCAGATTTACGACTGCCGAACTTAAAGAGATTTTGCACGAACGAAATGAATTAAAAGCAAGAGTTTCAGATCTTGAAGACGAACTAGAATTGTATCGACCAAAACCTGAAAT accAGAGGATGATAAAGATGCACCTGTACAAGGACCACTTCCTTATGAACCAGATGATGCACCCTGGAAGAAGTCCTCTGAATCTGGCATTCGtaaatt CTTTCGAAAGATATTCTCGGAATCCAGCAGCAGTTTTCTCGGAGGTAGTAGTCCCAGACGAAGTCTTTCTAGTCTTTCGAAGATGGCCCTATCTGGTAGCAGTACCTGTGATACATCtatataa
- the LOC126855346 gene encoding RILP-like protein homolog isoform X2 translates to MPFCLRSNAVCKMEEYSVASDVSVVDVYDIASEIGKECEKLIDLFGAQSVTNLMPKVINALELLENLAIKNERENTTVQELSAKISQLESDKIGKAEDRQRFEKELEQIEEHWRQESRDLVAMVTRLQEENRRLAEALQESSDTITPSQEVDIAVLQHLRSMIDKQRDQIRARDRELSQKTAEIENLTAQVEKLTVVGRELKRKQRQAQMQARGLVEERADFLAQLQDQNRELINLRGRLGMAKKENEDLSKLQGCPDLTNKAIYDLDDPDRPRFTTAELKEILHERNELKARVSDLEDELELYRPKPEIPEDDKDAPVQGPLPYEPDDAPWKKSSESGIRKFFRKIFSESSSSFLGGSSPRRSLSSLSKMALSGSSTCDTSI, encoded by the exons atGCCTTTTTGCCTGAGAAGTAACGCAGTTTGCAAAATGGAAGAATATTCTGTTGCATCTGATGTGTCAGTGGTTGATGTATATGACATTGCGTCAGAGATAGGAAAGGAATGTGAAAAGCTTATAGATTTGTTTGGAGCACAGTCAGTGACTAATCTTATGCCAAAGGTAATCAATGCTTTAGAATTACTTGAAAATCTTGCTATTAAGAATGAACGTGAAAATACTACGGTACAAGAGCTTAGCGCTAAGATCTCTCAGCTTGAGAGTGACAAAATTGGCAAAGCTGAGGATAGACAACGATTTGAAAAG gAATTGGAGCAAATCGAAGAACACTGGAGACAGGAATCCCGTGACTTAGTAGCCATGGTTACTAGATTACAAGAAGAGAATAGACGATTAGCCGAAGCTCTGCAAGAATCAAGTGATA ctaTCACACCTAGTCAAGAAGTTGATATAGCAGTTCTGCAACATTTAAGATCCATGATAGATAAGCAGAGAGATCAGATCCGCGCTAGAGATCGAGAATTATCGCAAAAGACTGcagaaattgaaaat TTGACTGCACAGGTAGAGAAGCTTACTGTAGTTGGACGGGAACTGAAACGTAAACAACGACAAGCGCAAATGCAAGCCCGCGGTTTAGTAGAGGAGAGGGCAGACTTTTTGGCTCAACTGCAGGATCAGAACCGGGAACTTATAAATCTCCGGGGCCGACTTGGCATggctaaaaaagaaaacgaggaTTTAAGTAAATTACAAGGCTGTCCCGATTTAACGAATAAAGCAATTTATGACTTGGACGATCCTGATAGACCCAGATTTACGACTGCCGAACTTAAAGAGATTTTGCACGAACGAAATGAATTAAAAGCAAGAGTTTCAGATCTTGAAGACGAACTAGAATTGTATCGACCAAAACCTGAAAT accAGAGGATGATAAAGATGCACCTGTACAAGGACCACTTCCTTATGAACCAGATGATGCACCCTGGAAGAAGTCCTCTGAATCTGGCATTCGtaaatt CTTTCGAAAGATATTCTCGGAATCCAGCAGCAGTTTTCTCGGAGGTAGTAGTCCCAGACGAAGTCTTTCTAGTCTTTCGAAGATGGCCCTATCTGGTAGCAGTACCTGTGATACATCtatataa
- the LOC126855352 gene encoding dynein regulatory complex protein 10-like isoform X2, which produces MSEKDITISIIRMEKLLTGISSKLEESIKKRGIQPLPLLQEIINLIELFKKFVISRMKRTIQVECMHGINLHECRTKIAETLSELEVLQKISDEQNSNFEIFLRDIVVCVNDEEEIMKNIQKTSEVEIPREMEESMQKMLIIGEQEETRKKLLESEIDLAKRRLHDVIEFNAVTEKKLFDMCANVEQKHINLLAKYDRDIGAFHALTEKLSKDKEVIKVETKNMEDQLSVQRVLYIRLKKEREIALMITFTEKLDLFTRNHAAKIIQRIWRAYHERITVRKRRKTRRK; this is translated from the exons atgagTGAAAAAGATATCACGATTTCGATAATTCGAATGGAGAAACTTTTGACTGGAATTTCTAGCAAGTTAGAAGAatcg attaaaaaacgTGGTATTCAACCTTTGCCGTTGCTTCAAGAAATCATTAATCTCATTgagcttttcaaaaaatttgttatatctcGAATGAAAAGGACTATTCAAGTAGAATGTATGCATGGTATCAATTTGCACGAATGCCGAACAAAAATAGCGGAAACTTTATCGGAACTTGAag TTTTGCAGAAAATATCTGATGAACAAAACtcgaatttcgaaatttttctaaGAGATATCGTTGTCTGTGTAAACGACGaggaagaaataatgaaaaacatCCAAAAAACATCAGAAGTAGAAATACCAAgagaaat ggaGGAATCAATGCAAAAGATGTTAATTATAGGAGAACAAGAAGAAACGCGAAAAAAGTTATTGGAATCTGAAATAGATTTGGCAAAACGCAGATTACACGACGTCATAGAGTTTAATGCGGTGACcgaaaagaaactttttgaTATGTG cGCCAATGTCGAGCAGAAACACATAAATCTTCTCGCTAAATACGATCGCGATATTGGCGCATTCCATGCTTTGACGGAGAAATTGTCGAAGGACAAGGAAGTTATTAAAGTAGAAACGAAAAATATGGAG gatCAATTGAGCGTACAACGAGTGTTATACATTCGATTAAAAAAGGAACGAGAAATTGCTCTGATGATAACCTTTACCGAGAAATTGGATTTATTTACACGAAATCATGCCGccaaaattattcaaagaatATGGAGAGCATATCATGAGCGTATTACTGTAAGGAAACGAAGGAAAACgaggagaaaataa
- the LOC126855352 gene encoding dynein regulatory complex protein 10-like isoform X1 — protein sequence MLAYGRTGTERNSKNMSEKDITISIIRMEKLLTGISSKLEESIKKRGIQPLPLLQEIINLIELFKKFVISRMKRTIQVECMHGINLHECRTKIAETLSELEVLQKISDEQNSNFEIFLRDIVVCVNDEEEIMKNIQKTSEVEIPREMEESMQKMLIIGEQEETRKKLLESEIDLAKRRLHDVIEFNAVTEKKLFDMCANVEQKHINLLAKYDRDIGAFHALTEKLSKDKEVIKVETKNMEDQLSVQRVLYIRLKKEREIALMITFTEKLDLFTRNHAAKIIQRIWRAYHERITVRKRRKTRRK from the exons ATGTTGGCATATGGACGAACCGGAACCG AaagaaatagcaaaaatatgagTGAAAAAGATATCACGATTTCGATAATTCGAATGGAGAAACTTTTGACTGGAATTTCTAGCAAGTTAGAAGAatcg attaaaaaacgTGGTATTCAACCTTTGCCGTTGCTTCAAGAAATCATTAATCTCATTgagcttttcaaaaaatttgttatatctcGAATGAAAAGGACTATTCAAGTAGAATGTATGCATGGTATCAATTTGCACGAATGCCGAACAAAAATAGCGGAAACTTTATCGGAACTTGAag TTTTGCAGAAAATATCTGATGAACAAAACtcgaatttcgaaatttttctaaGAGATATCGTTGTCTGTGTAAACGACGaggaagaaataatgaaaaacatCCAAAAAACATCAGAAGTAGAAATACCAAgagaaat ggaGGAATCAATGCAAAAGATGTTAATTATAGGAGAACAAGAAGAAACGCGAAAAAAGTTATTGGAATCTGAAATAGATTTGGCAAAACGCAGATTACACGACGTCATAGAGTTTAATGCGGTGACcgaaaagaaactttttgaTATGTG cGCCAATGTCGAGCAGAAACACATAAATCTTCTCGCTAAATACGATCGCGATATTGGCGCATTCCATGCTTTGACGGAGAAATTGTCGAAGGACAAGGAAGTTATTAAAGTAGAAACGAAAAATATGGAG gatCAATTGAGCGTACAACGAGTGTTATACATTCGATTAAAAAAGGAACGAGAAATTGCTCTGATGATAACCTTTACCGAGAAATTGGATTTATTTACACGAAATCATGCCGccaaaattattcaaagaatATGGAGAGCATATCATGAGCGTATTACTGTAAGGAAACGAAGGAAAACgaggagaaaataa